The Mauremys reevesii isolate NIE-2019 linkage group 1, ASM1616193v1, whole genome shotgun sequence genome segment CGTCTCTGTGGTATCCCAGCTCATCAAGTGACGGTCTGAAGGGAAGACAAATTGAAATTGATGTGCAATTTGCCCGGGAAAAGGCTGCCCTGGAAAAAGAAAAGGCTACCCACCAGCAAACCCTGGACTTAAAAAACAGAGCAATTAAGACCGGCTGTAATGGAGTGAAAGAGGTGCACAGAGACGTGTATCCTGGAGctggaagttggggtcctggtgactGCTGAAGTGGGAACAGACCCCGAGGAGCTGTAAGCCTACAGCTGGATCAGGGTCTCTTTCCCTTttgggggacacaggagtgtctgccCCATAGGGGAGCCCAAAACCGAATTTTAGGTATATTGCCTCTGCCATGGtcaaggaaagcaggggcagaagtagtcttggcacatcaggtggcagctcccaagagggtttctgtgattcaacccgtcACAGGTATGGTGGATGCACCATGAGAGAGCCTAACTCTCCTACTCATCAGGTGGACAGGATAGCGACTAAGAATGCCACCTtcactaacagatgtattagaaAGCATGTTGCTAATGGTTCAAATATGGCCCTGATAAGGCAGCATAGTGCCAAGTTCAAGTCCCAAGGTGGGGTAGGTACTCATACTTCAGACTAGACATTTCTGATGCTCCTAAGAAAGCATTTGGTGGTAGGATGGGCAAATATCAATATCCCATCCACCTTGTGGTGAAAAGCAGTAACAGTGGTGAGGTgtattctaaggcctggtctgcactggagggggggggggtaactacgggaataccgtagctgaagtcgaagtatcttactccgacttacctcccgtcctcaccgcgcgggatcgacatccgcaGCTCCCCGTgttgactctgctaccgccgctcgctctggtggagttctggagtcgacgggagcgcattcggggatcgatgtatcgcgtctagatgagacgcgatatatcgatccccgaaaaatcgatcgctacccaccgatacaGCGGGTAgcctggacgtaccctaagtgagCTAAGGGATAGGCCGGAGTTTAGTTCTAGCATGTATTCTATTGATAAGGAGGAGATAACAGGTCAGGCTAATTTGTTTTGGCACCAGATTGTGAATCTCTTCCATTTATGCAGTAAGTATTTCATGTGGTTGTCCTCCTACTGTTTACTAATATGTTTTTTCACTTGTTCCAAGCAGGTCAGTTTGTCGTGCTGGAGGCATTTAGGAGCCAGGCTCTCAGGTGAAGTCTCTCTAGGTTTGGATGGTAAACCCCTCTGGCATCTTGTGAGAGAAGGTTCGGCAAGAGTGGAAGAGTACACTGTGCACCTACCACCATCCTCAGCAGGTACAAGCACCAAGTTTGTCTGAGCCAGGTAAGGGTATCAGGATGACTTTGGTCTTGTCGGCTCTTATTTTGTGTATCACCTTCAATAGCAGGGGGTAGGGGGAAATGCATATAGCAGAGCCACATCCCATTTGAGGAGAAAGGCATTGCCTAAGGAACGGGAGCCCAATCCTGCTCTTGACCAGAACTGTGGGCATTTGCAGTTCTGAGGGGTCGTGAAGAGGTCTATGCATGGGCGACCCCAATGTTTGaatatgttctgcaggaccgtgTTGTTTAGCTCCCACTAGTGGTCATGGAAGTATTCCCTGCTCACCATATCCACTGGGGTGTTTTGACATCATGGAAGGTAAAAGGCTGAGATGCTGACATTGTGCTGGATACAACAGTTCCATAGTTTAATGGTTTCAGTGCATAGGAAGTGCAACCTGATCCCTCCTGTCAGTTTATATAAAACATGCAGGCAATGTTGTCTGTCATTACCCATACAGTCTTGTTCCTGTTCAATGCAAGAAAGTGCAAGCACACGTTCCTAACTGCATGCAGTTCCAGGAGACTTGTGTGTAACAGTTCTTGGCAGGAGACTGCCTGCCCTGAATTGTGTGATGATGCAGGTGAGCCCTCCAGCCTATGAAGGAGGCATTGGTTGTGCAAATCATTGAAGGTGGAGTTTGTGTAAAAGGGACTCCCATGCACACATTGTTCGGTTGCTTCAGGCAGCATTGTGAGTCTTTGACTTTAGCAGCATTGCAAGGCATTTGTTTAGGCACACAGCTCCCCAGGGTACCAgcctgcatccgcaggtttgacCAATCGCGGCTCtaactggctgcggttcgctgctacAGGCCaacggggactgcgggaagcagcgcgggccaagggatgtgctggatgccgcttcccacagcccccattggcctggaacagtgaactaCGGCCAGttggagccgcgatcagccgaacctgcggatgcagcaggtaaacaaactggcccggcccaccagggtgcttaccctgttGAGCTGTGtgcaaaggttgccgacccctggtttaggctGTGTTTGTGTGGTATGTAGACAATTCTTAACCAGCCCTGAAGGCTGCACATGTGAAAATGCATGTCGCACCACAAATGTGATTGCCGCCTAGTGGCCTAATAGTTGGAGGCAGGCCCATGCTGCTATGTGGGCTGTTCAGTATGGTGGAGGTCAGATTGACTAGGGTGAGGAATCTGGTCGGTGGCAGTGAGATGCACTCTGATGAAGTCCAGTTTCTGCACAATGTCATTGTTGATTTTTGTACTTTGAGTTGTAGTTGCAACCGTGAGAAGAGGGTGATTGTGTGTGTAGTGTCCATGACATCTGCCTGGGTGGGTGTTTTTTTAACAGGCAATCATCCACATAGGGAAACATTGTCATTCCCTGTTTGTGGAGGTGTGTCACCACTACTGAGAGCATTTTGAAAAAACACCTGAGGTGCTGTCAAAAGGCCAAACGGCAGAACCTTGTATTGATAGTGTTCCATTCAGAGCTGGCATCATAGCAAGGGTACTTCCAGTATGTTTGGAAAGAGCCCATATATTGATTCCTCATTGTCTGCAACTCCAAAAAGTTGGTGCTGGGCTGAGAGATCACTTTCCTCAAGTCCCATCTAAACTCCCCATACTGAAAAGCTGGTAGCAGCAGTCTTAATTTGAAAAATACTGCTTACTttggtggtttaaaaaaaaaaattcaggtagAAAAAACACTCCAACACAGGAGTTAGTCTTCATACTTAAACACGCTGTAGAAACAGAATTTCTGAGTACCTAAGAAATGCTGTATTGTGTCACTGTACAGCAGAGCCAAAGAAAGTTCTCTCTCAATACAGAAATAACCAGAAACAGAAAAGTATAACCAGCCAATAGTAAGAATTTATTCAAAACTAGAGCATGATGACATGAGCATGCCAAGAAAAGGTTCACATAACCAAGTTACATGAATAGGACAAATCAGACACCCATGCAGAAGAAAACATGGACAAAACAGTAATGCACATGTTTTTTGTAATGGCAAAATATTTACCACCCTAAAACAGTGTTCCAGATACCTAGAGTACTTCATTAAGGTAAAATAATTTTTCTGAATATGGATAAGTGCAATTTGTGGTAGTAATATGGAAAATAAACAATGAATTTAACAGCTACAGTATTTATCAATTCTCATGCCATGTTTAAGACAATACAATAAATACAGTATAGTTTTGTAAGAGTTCTgtgtaatataaaaatataaaactaaTTTCCACAGATTGCAGCAGGCAAACCAACCTGTTAAAGGTAGCACAATGAAGCTATGAGATATGGCAATCTTGACTGCCAGGAATCATTCAGACCAAGCTGATTATAGTTTACTTCATGCAAATATTTACAATTTCATTATAATTTAATGATAAAAATATCTCTATTAGAAAATTCCTCTTCAACCTCTTTTAAAAGCTCCCCCCCCTTCTAAATACAGATTTCTGAAGTATCTAATAGTTTAGCGTAGTAATTATAACCTCAATTCACCTTCCCTTCCCATTTGCTGACAAGAGTTCAGTGTTATACTAAGAGAGTTCCACTAAAAAAAGGTAACCATCAgatcaaaatctttttatttcttGAAGACACAACCTATCTGCGGTGTTGTAAAGATAGTTTCTGGGCACTGGCAAGGTTTGTTCAAAATTTTCTAATTCTCAATCAAAGATGATATAGCTCAATAGTATGCTGCTAGGTGAACATGCAgaggaatagaaaaaaaaaagctatatttTCAGATGTTGTAAATTGGTGTAATTCCATGGAATTCAATGGatttatgccaatttacaccagctgaaactTTGGCCCATTTATTCTTAAAACCATATTATGGCCAGTGCAAAGctatgattatatatatatatatatatatatatatatatatatatatatatatatatataaagtcttAATTTTAAGAGAAGAAACTGTTTGAACTTTCTTAaacagaaatattaaaaaaacaaatttatttctattacagtgatgggaaagttttgattttgtcaTTATCGAGCTCTGAAGTATCTACAATTTTCTATTAAAGACATGGAACACAAGAAGTAATGCCCGACTTTCCTCTTAGTTGTGTTTCAGAGTCTAATTATCAGGCTGAGTGCAAAAGGGGAGCAGAGGTGGAATATTTACTAGCATTTCCCTCAAGCCATTAGCTATCACCAACTTATTCCGCGTATTACCAGAGCATAGTATAAACATGGTTGGGGTGAAGAGAATAATTGCTTAGACCCAAATTCTGCACTCCAATCAGTGGAAGTTTGGCTCAAGTCTGTCTTTTATTAGCTGACACAAGCTCCCTAAAATGGATTTTACATGATGTATCAACTAACAATACTGCAGTGAGctgcaaagatttaaaaaaaaaaaaaatcccaggtaTTCAGTTCAAGATTTAGAAAATGTACAGAATGTGTGTAAGACTACATTACAGATACACACACATTGACTTGCAACCCAAAACCAGAATTTTATTTTGGTAGTTACACAGTGCTCGTCCCTGTTGTATCCAAGTTCAGAGTTCTGATTGTGTCTTGCAGCAACTGCTATTCCTAACACATAAAGCAATGAAGATGGTAGAGTTGTAGAGGAATGGCTAGCATCATTTGTATACTTGCCTCTACTGTTTGGGTCTCTGGAATACTCCCTCCAGTGAAGTAAGTAATGCCACAATATTAGACTTAGAAAAGCATGCACTTGTGTGTACACACAATGCCTGATGAGCTCTTACAAGTTTCCACATGCAAAGAATACAGATGTATTTTCATGTATATACTTTTGAAAGCCTGGACCTTACTACTTTAAGGCATTTTACATGGTATTACATTAACATTTTATCTATGCCTTGTTTTAACTGTATAGTTTTGTGTAGCACCTAGAGATGGGGTTTTCAAAGTTGAGCAACTAACTTCCTCAGCCCCTTTGAAAGTCCCAACCTCAAACACTAAATCAGTTTCTCTGTAAATATATATGCATTATTCTATATTTCCTACCCGTTTTTCAGCATTAGTTATGTCTTTGCTGTAGACAGAACCCTGAACTCAAGTCTACACAGGTAAAAGACCCTAAAGATTAGTTAAAACTACCTTTCTTCTTAAGCTTTCAAAGATGTTTCTCATATCCACTGTTATATACATAAACCCACTACGCACTCCTATCTTGCCAACTGTAAAAATTCTTTTTGCTCCCCATTCCATGTCTGTCAGGATGGAAAAATGACTATGCATCAAGATATCACAAGCATTGTTAATTGCTTATGTCCCTGCATAAGAGAGGGTATGTCTATcctggagctggaaggtgtaGTTTCTAGCTTGAGTTGACACACCCACATGAAGTGTAGCTGTGGGATCAGGAGAGGCTAGCCACACCAAGTACAATCCTGTCCAAGACCCTTGGTACATTACACCTTCCAACTCCAGTGTACAGCCTGAGTCTGTAAAGTGGATTGGGGCTTTAAAGTTTTCTATGGCAAGTTTTAATTAGATAGAAGTTGACCTACACACACAGTGATCTACATAGCTAtagaggtttttggtttttttttaaattacagctcTAAACTTATTTTTATAGATGCAATTTCAGCATCAGCTATGGCCTAGAGCTCAGTCACAGATTTTCACAATATCCCTGGATTTTGGCAGCAAGGCCTCTACCcttgaactgaaaacaaaaatatgcTGTTAGTTTTCTTCTGGAAGTACTAACcaaaagaatttaaaataaaaacatttaaataacgatctttattattttttttttttaaataaggataATCCAGTTGTGTTTACCTGAAACTGGTATATCATTATGAGGCTTGTTActttttagtttttcttttcaaacttttccTTTAGTTAATTTAATACTCAGAGAAAGACAATAACCCTCAATAGCTAGATTTAGGCATACTGCATGGAAACATTAATCTTCCTTACATAGATCAGTCAACACATCAAATACTGTCCGCATTATCCTCTCCTGCTTCAATATTTACCCTCTGAGACAGATGAACAACTGTGAGCATTTTTGGGTGGTAGCTAACAAATGTTAGAGACCTTGCAAAATCCCTTACATTAACTGGCTTAGTGGTTTTGAGATCGTCTCTAATGTGTAGGTTTCCAGAGCTGGGAGGCTAAGCTATCAAATCAGTATCTTGCtccatttccttttgttttaggattaTTTAAAATTTAGAAATCAAAACGGGGGTGGTAGTGGGGAAAATTTTCATGAACTCCTCCCCTCCTTGGCTCCAGTTATAACAGAATTTTTCAGCAAGTTTTCTAATGTTGCACTTTTACTGGTAACAGTACTAGTGTTGATAGTGCACCAGTGCTTTTACCAAGTGTAATCTAAAACTGCTCAGAGCAGGTTCAGACGACAAGATGGTGAAAAAGCTAGTAACTACCTGAGCTCTTCAAAAACTAGTGACCTCACCACTGCAGAAGTGGAATATGCAGCCATCATTGTCACTTTCACAAGACAAAAGGAAAGAATCTGAGTAGCATCTACTTTCTTTCTGGATTTGTTACTGATGTTTGAATATCAAATTTGTTTATTCTAGACCACGGAAATCTTGCTAATCATTCCATAGACTCATATCTTGTATCCTTATTTCAGTAAGATATATAGCAAACTGTATGCAGTCTAACATCGATTACTCCGGTAGCGCCAGTCCAAATACGATGCTTGAAATGTTAATGCACAGTGTGGACTAAGCTCCAATAAACTTACAATACACCTTGCATTCCAGATCAGGGGAAGCACTAGGTTTTTACATAATGGAGCGCTTCCCCTGATCTGGAATGCAAGGTGTATTGTAAAAAGTGATCTTATATAAAATAGTCTTAAAAGGAAATGCATTACAGTAGCAAGTCACCACTTTCACAATCAGGAAGCAGTCTGTATATCTTTAGGATTCATTCTTGATCTGTAATATCTTCATTTTGTTTTTGCTGTGTTTTAGGTATTGGTAATTCAAGGCTTGCCCATAACATGGGCTCTGCTTTCCTCATAGTGAGCTCAATCTTCGTAGCTGTCATGTTTACATAACTCCTCTTCACATCAATTACCTGGAACAGAACAAGTATGTTTCAGTTAAATTTAGGAATAAGACTGTTGGAAATATGTAAACAATTACTATATGCTCAGCACGCATTATCGGAATTTTGTAGTCTCCAAATGTTTGGCTCTGGCAACAGTATAGGATGGAATTTACCTAGGACTGATCCATCCCCAAATatttgcaaaatttaaaaaaatggagtaAATCTATAAAACACAGTTGCCCCCGATGCCCCCAGGAAGCAGTCCACTGGAGGGAAAGATCAGCTTTTAAAGTGCATTGCCTCTGGGTTCTGGGGAAAGTTGTGCAGCCTCAGCCCTTTCCTATACTAAGCCACGGTAATCAATTATGTTTTCTCAAGGTCCAGATTTCTTGGTGAAGGTATAGCCAAAGTTCAAACTCTAATAATGATTATATTTTCTCTGGGtgtttttccccccccccaaaagcatcTGGAAGTCCAGATttgacccatggtccatctattAAGTACCCCTCCTCTGAGCCGTGAAGAGAGAAACTGGCATGCATATGTATGTAGAATATGCATGCTACTGTATGCATACACAAGTTTGGCATATGCAATTATATGCAACTATACTTAGACTGGTAAATCCTTAACAAATGAACTTCTTTTGTTAATCTAGACCTGTAGAAGTGTGATAgttttagaaaaaacaaaactaCTCTATTCTGAAAAAAGCTTTGGCTGAGGGTGAAACTGAGTAAAAGTCTTAACAAAACATTCAAGGTTATTATACTTACTCCCCACAATTTCACATTGCGATCAAATTCTTTATCTCCTTCAAAAATAATATGGATATTTAGCTAAATGAGAAAAAATACAGAAGAGATTTATTAATGTCATGTgactaaatttaaaataaaaactatgaGATTAGGACCCTAATCCTACATCACTGAAGTCACCAGGACTCCACACAAACAGAGGTCTGTGCAAATGGATCCTGATGAAGGATCAGGGCCATGGGTGGCAACATGTACCTGTAGAAGAAGGTATCAATGATACCGGTATTAGGCAATACAATTTTCCAAAATGTGTATTTACAGAATCACAAATTAGAATATTTCATTGTAAAAATCTGTGCCATAGCGCAGTATCTGTGAAGCTGCATATCATAAGAGAGAGTCTGCTTATTTTTAAACACCTAGAATAAAAATTTAGAAAATATTTCGTAATAAAAATTATGTAAACTTTAAAAAGTTTTGTAAAGATTTAAATTTAAGAAGTTTGTCTAAAGGaacaaaaaggcacaaaatgcttaGGAACCTGCAAGTCTACCAAGactgtgtgaaagtagaatgaattatattgtaaaaataagaatggattaaagaaatgttgtatgtacctttacgcagaaataagaaatgttgaaatacaggtgccaggaaaagaaacattaggcataaacaatggtgctaatggcgaaacattaacagaagatcggtaattgttagtaaggaaataagctATGCATATCTAGCCCcggtaaacttatcagattctgcttcctttgttaccttgttcttgcccttttatctgtataaataagatagtttgtgtcttgcatggggctcacattatctgggtgttgttagcagagcgctgtgctaataaaacagagtggtctgacaaactgagtcctgagtctaactttgataACTGAAACTGTTAAAAAGAATTGTCTCTCACAGAAGAAGATTGTTACAGCATTTTACTTGTGTTTCCTCAAAAGAGCAAAAAGATTGTGTTTAATATTTATGCACAAGAGTACATCCAAGCAATTTATATTTTGCTATATTTAAACATCAAGTttagaaaaaaaggaaatatttatttatttaaaataaaataaacatactTACCATTGTGCTATTTGCTTCTACATGGCTAAGTTCAGGAAGTGAATTTTTCGCATATATTGAAATAGTCACTTCACCTCCAGTTTGATGCCAATCATGCCTACATGGAACTACTTTTTTCCCCTACAAAACAAAGGTGTATTTTGGAAAAATACAGTATTGGAACTATACATTCaggatacatttttaaaaaattgctctgAAAATTGTCATGTAGGACAACATTTTAATGAAGAATAATATAACTAGTACAGGATTAAATTCTGCATTTAGATGTGTGTGCAGGAACCCTACTAATGTTAAGGAAAAATTACATAATGGTAAGTGTTTGAGGGCCCTCTCCCATCCTACAAATCAAGATTCCACACAGAAAGGATTATAGATCTACCTTCTAGGCAAAAGTAAAAAATCTCAGTGGAGAAATCTCTCTCTTTAGCAAGGAGCCACTTCTTAACTCTATCATTTGACAAGCGGATCCAAAACTTAATAATATTAGAGATATAAAGATGTATATACAAAAGAAAGGATAATAGAATAGGGGCAGAAGGTATGACAGGTGAAGGAAAACTATCCTAGTATATAGTTTTTCCTTGTCAAGTATCTCCATCCTATAACATTAGGGAGGCATCCCATCCAGCAAAACAGAAGTGACATTAATTAAAACTTTCTAATAGCCTACAACCCCCATCCCTTTTATAGCCCCACCCTCTAGGTCAGGGCCATACAGTCAGGGAAAAGAGATACAAGAGCATTCCAATGGGCACTACTACTAGAACGCTCCACCAGTTCAAGCTATACTATTGGCATATCTCCTAGATTGGGAATCTAGCTGAAGAGGAATTTTTCATACCATCTATGAAGTACCAATTGTGCAAGATCAGATGCTCAGATTCATACCCTTTCTAATGCTTGAAGGAAGTATTAGTGCGAATGAGAAAAATCTCACAGTAATTGACTGGACAGCCTGTTGTCTAAACTTGAACCGGGCAGTAAAAGGGCACTGGAGAGAGGGCTTCATATTACTGCTGCAACAAATACGTCACAGAACACTCCACAGTGGCCTCTGGTGGGAAGAGTACAGAGAATGGGacaagggaaggaaggaaggaggaaagccACACACTAATAAAGGAGTATCCAGGAAGGAGGAAAGACTAAATCCATTCAATGGTAtgacagaaaaaacaaaacaaaaaaatctctgGGCTCCCTGAATTTGGTACTTTCTGTTCTAGACAAAAGGAAACAAGACTCCCAACTCCTTTGctaaagaaataaaaacagaGTTACCCAGGGAGAGATGGAATGTGGAAAGAGGTACCACGTGGGAAACAAACCAAGATTTTCCCAGGGGCCCATCTTTCTTGTTTTGTGGGAGAGTGAAGTTAAAGAAGAGAAAGAGGATGCTAGACTCCCAGGTAATGGTACTTACACTTTGCTGGAAGAAAGGGGATAGAAGTTTGAGCATATTACTGCAGACCACTGGATCGCAACATAGCTACCTTGAACTAGAGCATCTAGTACAGCTAATATACTGTGGTTGGCCCAGTGAGGCAGCTGCTAGGCTGTATGAAAGCATTAGTGACAGCATTTCAGCCACCTTCCCACAGCAGAGACCAGCCAGCTGGGAATACAGACTACCACGAAACACATGATTTTGCTACTATCCCCACCGGGCTAGGAGCCAGCTATTTTACTGAAGTTGCTAGAACTAAAAAATGAGGTTTAActttttccttttaaaggaaTTTCTCCACCCTCCTTGCACATGCACTCAAGTCCTTTTATCCTCATTTTTCTACTTCAAGAAAAACTGAGGAATACAGTTACAATCAGGAAGTGACAGAGAACTGAAAAATTCTGTGTTTTCAAGAGATTAAGCGGGCTTGGGGGGAAACATGTGACTAGGGGAAGGGATAGCACCTAGGTAcacctcttttcttccttttaacAATGCTACATTTCCAGTATGGATCTTATTTTGTAGGTCAGGAGCAGAGAAGATATTGACAATGGAGTTGGGTATAAACATCTAAGAGCAGAACATGACCGGATAGTATTTCTAAATTTGAAAGTGCTCAGCTACATTGTTTCAGTGTAACACCACTCTAGTCTTGTAGCATCCTCACACAACCTCTTCATATATTACCATAAGTAAAACAAAGGAAAATACAAGTCTATATTAACCTGTCTggtttattcccagctctgctatggAACAGCTATAAGCAAAAAGCACATTCTGTGTCCTATCATACAAATAATCAAACCAAGCAATGCACTATGCTTTAGAACAAAGAAAAACCCAGTGTAAGAATGGAGTTTGGAGAGGATAGAAAAGTAATAGTCTCACCAGTCTCAGCTCTAGAACACTCACTATTTCTGTGTCTTCTCCAGTGTGAATGAGATTTTGGCAAGCAAGATTATTTTAGTCTATTTAAATGTATTCTAGTCCTAGTTTTAGGAAGATgtttttctgtgaaaatttttgGGGCTCTTTGTTAGCATATGCGTAACATTTATAAGTGCTGGGTTGGAAAGTCTATCACCTAAAAAAGCCTTACAGAATTGTTTAGAAATATGACAATGCATACAAACAgtgggtttattttattttatgttatttcaCAATATATTCTTCAATAAAAGGTGTGGTTGTATACAGACAAGTATTTTACTCAGATTAGTTTTGGCTCCATTATTAATCTCATTAAATGCTCTCAACACTCATCAACACATATTAGAGAAATTGTATAATTCTGGAGGTTGGAGAATTATTATTAGTCTTTGTTTAACTAAACTTGGAATTCAGCCCAGCACCATACTTACTGGGAAGTTAAGTAACCAATTGCCAATCGCAAAGTTAGTACTACTTACAGCATCCTTTTTAGTCCACACATGTGTTCCCGTTGTACAGCCTTCTTGAGATAAGAATGTATTAAAATCAGAAGTTTTTCTCTTACAACAGCTCCAGTACTTCATCCTTTGAAGGAATTTCAAAAGACAATAATTTAACAAGCCATAATTGAGGCTAAaattatgtcacagaggtcatggaagtcacagaatacatgatttccagagacctctgacattttctgcttcagctcccagccatcaCAGAAGAACCCTGGAGCTTATGGGCAGCAGGTGGACCCCAgagatccccattttgtcaggattttttttagtaaaagtaatgggcttccattaatttttctttattgcctgtgacctgtccctgactttcactaaaaataaccACAACAAAAATCTTAACTTTAGCCATAATACATACACAAGTCAAATATTTAGAAACATTGAGCACTATTAAGAATTTTAACAGTGTAAACacctttccttttaaaaataaccaaCTGCATATGTATTTAGAAAGAGTGATTATAGAGAACTTATGGAAGCAAATTCTATTAATTGCATAATACTAACCCTTCGTGGAATATAGGTACTCCAGAATGGTATATACATATTTCTTCTGTGCTCTGTGGTCCTTCAAATGTCTGATGAaacacaacatttttttaaaaaatgatttctctcttttcaggaagtaaaaaataataaaactattAGAACAGAACAATTAGCAAAACAGATTGCAAACACTGACCAATATGTAGTAATACAtttgaaacaaaccaaaaaaggGCTCTTTCTTCCTCTATGCTGCAAAATAAACTCAAATAGAGACATTCATTCAATCTTCATAAAAAGTGCCTCCCCCCATTTGCTTTAAAAGTATCCTTTATATTGACTCTGTGAGATACTGGGATACTATCGGTATTAGTACTCAAAGACTAGTTTAACCTCTTCTTAAAGAGAAATCCAGAACTATTCAACTCTGTTTTCACATGTGAACCAAGTGTGCacatgtacacatacacacacaggtgAAGTAGTAATATATCTGGCGTATTATTAAAAAACTGCAAGCTTAAAATGAGGTCATTCACCCAGTAAAAATGTCACCAAAATGAAGCATCATAAAAGGAAGCGGCCCAATGTACTGCTAGGTGTTTAGCAACACAAGGATCTATTAATTGTAATACGAGTCCCTCATAATCCAATTGACAGGACTACTGCAGTCCAGTGAAGAAGGTCACAACCTCAGTGCAAACACCACCCTCACCAGGAGAGCCTCAATGATAAAGAACAAAGAATCCTTCAGACCTTGTGGTTGTTACAGATTTTTAGTTTGCATCCCTCCTGTTCAATGGAAGGTTGTCCGGGGAAAaagtgagggtatgtctacactgcaattaaagacACCTTCAGCTGGCC includes the following:
- the CHORDC1 gene encoding cysteine and histidine-rich domain-containing protein 1 → MSQLCYNRGCGQRFDPSANTEDSCTYHPGVPVFHDALKGWSCCKRRTTDFSDFLSIAGCTKGLHNSEKPPEPVKPEVKTTSERKELTELKPKFQEHIIRAPKPVETINRPSPDEPMTSLQLKVSASLKQALDKLKLSSENEREKKEEDSDEIKIGTSCKNGGCLKTFEGPQSTEEICIYHSGVPIFHEGMKYWSCCKRKTSDFNTFLSQEGCTTGTHVWTKKDAGKKVVPCRHDWHQTGGEVTISIYAKNSLPELSHVEANSTMLNIHIIFEGDKEFDRNVKLWGVIDVKRSYVNMTATKIELTMRKAEPMLWASLELPIPKTQQKQNEDITDQE